A window of the Miscanthus floridulus cultivar M001 chromosome 14, ASM1932011v1, whole genome shotgun sequence genome harbors these coding sequences:
- the LOC136505189 gene encoding rapid alkalinization factor-like — MARLALALLLLLAVAAFSASAAAGSHLDLDLGFLSSSGGGAGRRRECRGTVAECLAEESEEEGLDLASSAESHRRALYGGGYISYGALRRDNVPCSRRGASYYNCRPGGQANPYHRGCSRITRCRG; from the coding sequence ATGGCTAGGCTCGCGCTGGCGCTGCTCCTGCTGCTGGCCGTGGCGGCGTTTTCCGCGTCGGCCGCCGCGGGGAGCCACCTGGACCTGGACCTgggcttcctctcctcctccgggGGCGGCGCGGGCCGCCGGAGGGAGTGCCGCGGCACGGTGGCCGAGTGCCTGGCCGAGGAGTCCGAGGAGGAGGGCCTGGACCTGGCCTCCTCCGCCGAGTCCCACCGCCGCGCGCTGTACGGCGGCGGGTACATCAGCTACGGCGCGCTGCGGCGGGACAACGTGCCCTGCTCCCGCCGCGGCGCCAGCTACTACAACTGCCGCCCCGGCGGCCAGGCCAACCCCTACCACCGCGGCTGCTCCCGCATCACCCGCTGCCGCGGCTGA
- the LOC136505106 gene encoding pollen-specific leucine-rich repeat extensin-like protein 3, protein MEAACRATAAVVRLRRCRNDSSLALVYLAAILLAAAATAAALSDSEASDIARRQLLSLRDGDGDLPDDFEFDIHVDVTFANDRLRRAYVALQAWRRAMYSDPKNFTGGWVGADVCSYFGVTCVPALDDAKTTVVAGIDLNGGDIAGYLPAELGMLTDIAFFHINSNRFCGIIPKSFSHLALLHELDVSNNRFVGGFPDVVLQIPVLKYLDLRFNDFDGTLPPHLFDKDLDAIFVNSNRFVGFIPDNFGNSTATVVVLANNAFVGCIPRSVGRMAETLDQLMLLNNRLDGCIPPELAELVNSTVVDVSGNALVGTLPEGLVNMTRLEQLDVSRNQLAGAVAERVCKLPALANFSFAHNFFSVEAEACMPSEDSPVELDDSGNCLGGGRPEQKPSPECAPVLAHPVDCRTNVCSKGPAPPAKKVVPRPPDVSPQPLPPAPSPEKQPPKKSPPPRPVSSPPPPAPISSPPPPVKSPPPPTPISSPPPPIKSPPPPPPVKSPPPLAPVSAPPPPVKSPPPPPVPVRSPPPPVKSPPPPAPVSSPPPPINSPPPPPPVSSPPPPVTSPPPPAPVKSPPPPTPVSSPPPPVKSPPPPAPVSSPPPPVKSPPPPAPVSSPPPPVKSPPPPVKLPPPPAPVNSPPPPVKTPPSPAPVSSPPPPVKSPPPPVPVSSPPPPPTLVRYPPPPVKSPPPAAPVSSPPPPVTSPPPPTPVSSPPPPVKSPPPPAPISSPLPPVKSPPPPAPVSSPPPPAVPSPPPPAPSLTPPPAPEEFILPPIMAQQYASPPPPQFQGY, encoded by the coding sequence ATGGAGGCCGCCTGCCGCGCCACGGCCGCGGTGGTTCGACTGCGCCGCTGCCGGAACGACAGCAGCCTCGCTCTCGTCTACCTCGCCGCCATCCTGCtcgcggcagcagccacagcgGCGGCGCTCTCGGACTCCGAGGCCTCCGACATCGCACGGCGGCAGCTGCTGTCCCTGCgggacggcgacggcgacctcCCCGACGACTTCGAGTTCGACATCCACGTGGACGTCACCTTCGCCAACGATCGCCTGCGCCGCGCGTACGTCGCGCTCCAGGCCTGGCGCCGTGCCATGTACTCCGACCCCAAGAACTTCACCGGCGGCTGGGTTGGAGCCGACGTGTGCTCCTACTTCGGCGTCACGTGCGTCCCGGCCCTCGACGACGCCAAAACCACCGTCGTCGCGGGCATCGACCTCAACGGCGGCGACATCGCGGGGTACCTCCCCGCCGAGCTCGGCATGCTCACCGATATCGCCTTcttccacatcaactccaaccgCTTCTGCGGCATCATCCCCAAGAGCTTCAGCCACCTCGCGCTCCTCCACGAGCTCGACGTCAGCAACAACCGCTTCGTCGGCGGGTTCCCGGACGTCGTGCTGCAGATCCCCGTGCTCAAGTACCTCGACCTCCGGTTCAACGACTTCGACGGCACCCTGCCGCCGCACCTCTTCGACAAGGACCTCGATGCCATCTTCGTCAACAGCAACCGCTTCGTCGGCTTCATCCCGGACAACTTCGGCAACTCGACGGCCACGGTGGTGGTGCTCGCGAACAACGCCTTCGTGGGATGCATCCCTCGCAGCGTCGGCCGCATGGCCGAGACGCTTGACCAGCTCATGCTTCTCAACAACCGCCTCGACGGCTGCATCCCGCCTGAGCTCGCCGAGCTCGTCAACTCCACGGTGGTGGACGTCAGCGGGAACGCGCTCGTTGGCACGCTACCGGAGGGGCTCGTCAACATGACCAGGTTGGAGCAGCTCGACGTGTCGCGGAACCAGCTCGCCGGCGCCGTGGCAGAGCGTGTCTGCAAGCTCCCGGCTCTCGCCAACTTCAGCTTCGCGCACAACTTCTTCAGCGTCGAGGCAGAGGCGTGCATGCCGTCTGAGGACTCGCCGGTGGAGCTCGACGACAGCGGCAACTGCCTCGGTGGCGGACGCCCGGAGCAGAAGCCATCGCCTGAGTGCGCACCTGTGCTCGCGCACCCCGTCGACTGCCGCACGAACGTCTGTTCCAAGGGGCCTGCGCCACCAGCAAAGAAGGTTGTTCCCAGGCCACCAGACGTTAGTCCACAGCCGTTGCCGCCAGCGCCATCACCGGAGAAACAACCACCAAAGAAGTCCCCACCACCACGCCCGGTGAGCTCACCACCACCGCCAGCACCGATTAGTTCGCCGCCTCCACCAGTGAAATCTCCACCGCCACCGACACCTATTAGCTCGCCTCCCCCACCTATCAAAtcccctccaccaccaccaccagtaaaATCACCCCCACCTCTAGCACCGGTGAGTGCACCACCTCCACCAGTGAAATcccctccaccaccaccggtgCCGGTGAGATCACCTCCACCGCCAGTGAAATCACCACCTCCTCCAGCACCGGTAAGTTCGCCGCCGCCACCTATAAACTCACCTCCCCCACCGCCTCCAGTAAGCTCACCACCACCTCCAGTGACATCCCCTCCACCACCTGCACCTGTAAAATCACCTCCTCCACCGACTCCAGTGAGCTCACCACCGCCTCCGGTGAAATCCCCTCCACCACCTGCTCCAGTcagctcaccaccaccacctgtaAAATCACCTCCTCCACCGGCTCCAGTGAGCTCGCCACCGCCTCCGGTTAAATCCCCTCCACCACCTGTAAAATTACCTCCTCCGCCGGCTCCTGTGAATTCACCACCGCCTCCGGTGAAAACCCCTCCATCACCGGCACCAGTTagctcaccaccaccacctgtaAAATCACCTCCCCCGCCAGTTCCAGTGAGCTCACCACCTCCACCGCCAACTCTGGTAAGATATCCACCTCCGCCGGTGAAGTCCCCACCACCAGCAGCTCCAGTAagctctccaccaccaccagtgaCCTCTCCACCTCCACCAACACCTGTGAGCTCACCACCTCCTCCAGTAAAGTCCCCTCCTCCACCTGCACCGATCAGCTCTCCACTCCCACCAGTCAAATCCCCACCACCACCTGCTCCGGTGAGCTCACCGCCTCCACCGGCTGTCCCATCACCGCCTCCACCAGCACCATCATTAACTCCACCGCCGGCTCCTGAGGAATTCATCTTGCCACCGATCATGGCGCAGCAGtacgcgtcgccgccgccgcctcagtTCCAAGGATACTAA